One stretch of Halarchaeum grantii DNA includes these proteins:
- a CDS encoding carbohydrate ABC transporter permease — protein MSYGSENATGTTTSSVGSRLRELWNDYLPVWLSAPMVLVMLLITVFPGVYDLYLSLVHYKQTNPQQIGEFAGLANFAAVFSDPSTWHSIGVTLTFVGGSLALETALGFTLAALVTNVSNDYAREFYRVAFILPMAVAPVSLATIGRIMLNSQVGVIPYVVATYTPFAAPNFLAEFPLATVIAMDTWHWTPFMFIIFYAGLSSVPEQLLEASRVDGAPLWRRYVHIVIPYMKPVIFVAVLIRLIDLFRTFGTVYSLTQGGPGTATQLVSIQIFQTGFKYVNLGQASALAIAYLVGILVICNVVIRYFGFGGVWD, from the coding sequence ATGAGCTACGGATCCGAGAACGCGACCGGGACGACCACCAGTAGCGTGGGCAGTCGCCTCCGAGAGCTCTGGAACGACTACCTCCCGGTGTGGCTCTCCGCCCCGATGGTGCTCGTGATGCTGCTCATCACGGTCTTCCCGGGCGTCTACGACCTCTACTTGAGTCTCGTCCACTACAAGCAAACCAACCCCCAGCAGATCGGCGAGTTCGCCGGCCTCGCGAACTTCGCGGCGGTCTTCAGTGACCCATCGACGTGGCACTCCATCGGGGTCACGCTCACGTTCGTCGGCGGGTCGCTCGCGCTCGAAACCGCCCTCGGCTTCACGCTCGCCGCGCTCGTCACGAACGTCTCGAACGACTACGCCCGCGAGTTCTACCGCGTCGCGTTCATCCTCCCGATGGCGGTCGCGCCCGTCAGCCTCGCGACCATCGGCCGGATCATGCTCAACAGCCAGGTCGGCGTCATCCCGTACGTCGTCGCGACGTACACGCCGTTCGCGGCGCCGAACTTCCTCGCGGAGTTCCCGCTCGCGACCGTCATCGCGATGGACACCTGGCACTGGACGCCGTTCATGTTCATCATCTTCTACGCCGGCCTCTCCTCGGTGCCTGAGCAGCTCCTCGAGGCGAGTCGCGTCGACGGCGCGCCGCTCTGGCGGCGATACGTCCACATCGTCATCCCGTACATGAAGCCGGTCATCTTCGTGGCCGTGCTCATTCGCCTCATCGACCTCTTCCGCACGTTCGGCACCGTTTACAGCCTCACGCAGGGCGGTCCCGGGACGGCGACGCAACTCGTCTCCATCCAGATCTTCCAGACCGGATTCAAGTACGTCAATCTCGGGCAGGCGAGCGCACTCGCTATCGCCTACCTCGTGGGCATCCTCGTGATCTGTAACGTGGTCATCCGCTACTTCGGCTTCGGGGGGGTGTGGGACTAA
- a CDS encoding alcohol dehydrogenase catalytic domain-containing protein, with translation MRAAVLTAQGSIDVEERSAPTPGSDDVVVDVAACGVCKTDYHMYHGAFDIDYPQVLGHEAAGTVTAVGEDVRRVEVGDRVALNPTVPCGDCSYCKAGRETLCEDLTSIGGAADTVLDGAFAEKVRAPAGNVERIGDLDFETAALAEPLACCVHGVERAALDHGDSVVVIGAGPIGLLLTQTLRDAGAGEILVSEPVAERRTLALELGADYVNDPTETAVTDAASETLGAVDLAVEVVGFEATVQQAIDLTSPGGRTLVFGVPPEDATVEVRPFDYFYDEVELTGTYSLRPADFEVAVGLLRQGRVDVDPLVTDELPLADLPTAFERIDNSVGMKKIVHPGE, from the coding sequence ATGAGAGCCGCTGTACTCACTGCGCAGGGCAGTATCGACGTCGAAGAACGCTCCGCCCCGACGCCGGGTAGCGACGACGTCGTGGTGGACGTCGCCGCCTGCGGCGTCTGCAAGACGGACTACCACATGTACCACGGCGCCTTCGACATCGACTACCCGCAAGTGCTCGGCCACGAGGCCGCGGGCACCGTCACGGCCGTCGGCGAGGACGTCCGGCGCGTCGAGGTCGGCGACCGGGTCGCGCTCAACCCGACGGTTCCCTGTGGGGACTGCTCGTACTGCAAGGCCGGCCGAGAGACGCTCTGCGAGGACCTCACCTCCATCGGCGGCGCTGCGGACACCGTCCTCGATGGGGCGTTTGCGGAGAAGGTGCGGGCGCCCGCGGGGAACGTCGAGCGCATCGGCGACCTCGACTTCGAGACGGCGGCGCTCGCCGAACCGCTCGCGTGCTGCGTGCACGGCGTCGAGCGCGCGGCTCTCGACCACGGCGACTCCGTAGTCGTCATCGGCGCCGGGCCCATCGGGCTCCTGTTGACGCAGACGCTGCGGGACGCGGGCGCCGGCGAGATTCTCGTCTCCGAACCGGTCGCCGAGCGGCGCACGCTCGCGCTGGAACTCGGGGCGGACTACGTGAACGACCCGACGGAGACGGCCGTCACCGACGCCGCCTCGGAGACGCTGGGCGCGGTGGACCTCGCGGTGGAGGTCGTCGGCTTCGAGGCGACCGTCCAGCAGGCCATCGACCTCACGTCGCCCGGTGGGCGGACGCTCGTCTTCGGCGTCCCGCCGGAGGACGCGACGGTCGAAGTCCGGCCGTTCGACTACTTCTACGACGAGGTGGAGCTCACGGGGACGTACTCGCTTCGGCCCGCGGACTTCGAGGTGGCGGTCGGCCTCCTCCGTCAGGGTCGCGTCGACGTCGACCCGCTCGTCACGGACGAACTGCCGCTCGCGGACCTCCCGACGGCGTTCGAGCGCATCGATAACTCCGTCGGGATGAAGAAAATCGTCCATCCGGGCGAGTGA
- a CDS encoding SDR family NAD(P)-dependent oxidoreductase, whose translation MAVLDQFSLDGQSAVVTGAGRGLGKQMASAYADAGADVAIVDIDAENAEQTADELSDDGVQTTAIAADVTDEDEVEAVADTVVEEFGRIDVLLNNAGIVSNTPAEEMGLEEFQRTIDVNLTGVFLCSKHVGRHMLEQESGSIVNISSMSGLVANYPQPQVAYNASKAGVIMLTRSLASEWADRGVRVNSIAPGYMKTDLVEDVLESDPEMAETWREYTPMGRLGRPEELGPVAVFLASEAASFMNGEIVSFDGGYTVR comes from the coding sequence ATGGCAGTGTTAGACCAGTTCTCGCTCGACGGACAGAGCGCGGTCGTCACCGGTGCCGGCCGCGGCCTCGGCAAACAGATGGCGAGCGCCTACGCCGACGCCGGCGCGGACGTCGCCATCGTCGACATCGACGCCGAGAACGCCGAACAGACCGCCGACGAACTCAGCGACGACGGCGTCCAGACCACCGCCATCGCCGCCGACGTCACCGACGAGGACGAGGTCGAGGCGGTGGCCGACACCGTCGTCGAGGAGTTCGGCCGAATAGACGTCCTGTTGAACAACGCCGGAATCGTCTCCAACACGCCCGCCGAGGAGATGGGTCTCGAGGAGTTCCAGCGCACCATCGACGTGAACCTCACCGGCGTCTTCCTCTGCTCGAAGCACGTCGGGAGACACATGCTCGAACAGGAGTCGGGAAGCATCGTCAACATCTCCTCGATGTCCGGCCTCGTCGCGAACTACCCCCAACCGCAGGTCGCGTACAACGCCTCGAAAGCCGGCGTCATCATGCTCACGCGCTCGCTCGCCTCCGAGTGGGCGGATCGCGGCGTCCGCGTGAACTCCATCGCGCCCGGCTACATGAAGACCGACCTCGTCGAGGACGTCCTCGAATCCGACCCCGAGATGGCGGAGACGTGGCGCGAGTACACCCCCATGGGTCGTCTCGGCCGCCCCGAAGAACTCGGACCGGTCGCCGTGTTCCTCGCCTCCGAGGCGGCGTCGTTCATGAACGGCGAAATCGTCTCCTTCGACGGCGGCTACACCGTCCGCTGA
- a CDS encoding ABC transporter ATP-binding protein, translating into MARIELDDIRKTFQDAGSEIVATDDVSLDIEDGEFLVLVGPSGSGKSTLLRMIAGLERQTDGDIHIGDTLVNDLEPRERDIAMVFQNYALYPNMTVRENMSFGLKMSTDLSKDEIDERVESAAETMGIHLLLDSTPEQMSGGEKQRAALGRAIVRDPNVFLMDEPLSNLDAKLRSVMRTEIKRLQRELGVTTVYVTHDQTEAMTMSDRLAILDGGNLQQLGTPLECFYRPANTFVAGFIGDPSMNFFDVTHEDGRLVAQDLDYDLSEDAAASATGHDELVFGVRPEDIDLREDRGENDFEVEVDVVEPMGSLKYAYVKRPGSDDEETYIVEVNGQRPIDVGDTLYAHVPHGEFHLFDRRSREAVHHRDLRENTEEELLEKMNDTQAATS; encoded by the coding sequence ATGGCACGCATCGAACTCGACGACATCCGAAAGACGTTCCAAGACGCCGGTAGCGAAATCGTCGCGACGGACGACGTCTCCCTCGACATCGAGGACGGCGAGTTCCTCGTGCTCGTCGGCCCGTCCGGGTCGGGGAAGTCGACGTTGCTGCGAATGATCGCCGGGCTCGAACGCCAGACCGACGGCGACATACACATCGGCGACACCCTCGTGAACGACCTCGAACCCCGCGAGCGCGACATCGCGATGGTGTTCCAGAACTACGCGCTCTACCCGAACATGACGGTTCGCGAGAACATGAGCTTCGGGCTGAAGATGTCCACCGACCTCTCGAAGGACGAAATCGACGAGCGCGTCGAGTCGGCCGCGGAGACGATGGGCATCCACTTGCTGCTCGATAGCACGCCCGAGCAGATGTCGGGCGGGGAGAAACAGCGCGCGGCGCTCGGGCGCGCGATCGTCCGCGACCCGAACGTCTTCCTGATGGACGAACCGCTCAGCAACCTGGACGCGAAACTCCGCTCGGTCATGCGTACGGAGATCAAGCGCCTCCAGCGCGAACTCGGTGTCACCACGGTGTACGTGACGCACGACCAGACGGAGGCGATGACGATGAGCGACCGCCTCGCCATCCTCGACGGTGGCAACCTCCAGCAGCTGGGGACGCCGCTCGAGTGCTTCTACCGGCCGGCGAACACGTTCGTCGCGGGATTCATCGGCGACCCGTCGATGAACTTCTTCGACGTCACCCACGAGGACGGCCGACTGGTCGCACAGGACCTCGACTACGACCTCTCCGAGGACGCGGCGGCGTCCGCCACGGGCCACGACGAGCTCGTCTTCGGCGTCCGGCCCGAGGACATCGACCTCCGCGAGGACCGCGGCGAGAACGACTTCGAAGTCGAGGTCGACGTCGTCGAGCCGATGGGGAGTCTGAAGTACGCCTACGTGAAGCGCCCCGGGAGCGACGACGAGGAGACGTACATCGTCGAGGTGAACGGCCAGCGCCCCATCGACGTCGGCGACACCCTCTACGCCCACGTGCCACACGGCGAGTTCCACCTCTTCGACCGCCGGAGTCGGGAAGCCGTCCACCACCGCGACCTCCGAGAGAACACGGAAGAGGAACTGCTCGAGAAGATGAACGATACGCAGGCCGCCACCTCATGA
- a CDS encoding carbohydrate ABC transporter permease — protein MALLESRQTRDRIKEAVRHLVLLCWTVAVLFPLYWIASMSLKPPSEALQLPPNWLFLPTVYNYLQLFGEPSFVSALGNSILMVSASVLLVLLLGVPGAYVLSRYDVPKKQDVLIWILSSRMLPPIAVVIPFFVIFRTFNLYDTRIGMVFMYLTINISLVVWVMKAFFDGIPVSLEEAAMTDGATRFQAFRKVILPSALPGIISVAIISFIFAWIEMLFSLILTNQRAVTVSMQVFKFIGSRSIEWSMLAAASVIVILPNLLFVVFVNRYLASGLSFGVVLKE, from the coding sequence ATGGCGCTCCTCGAGAGCCGACAGACCCGCGACCGCATCAAGGAAGCCGTCCGGCATCTCGTCCTGCTCTGCTGGACGGTCGCCGTGCTCTTCCCGCTCTACTGGATCGCCTCGATGTCGCTGAAGCCGCCGTCCGAGGCGCTCCAGCTCCCGCCGAACTGGCTGTTCCTCCCGACGGTCTACAACTACCTGCAGCTGTTCGGGGAGCCGTCGTTCGTCTCCGCGCTCGGGAACAGTATCCTGATGGTGAGCGCGTCCGTCCTGCTCGTCCTCTTACTCGGCGTGCCGGGCGCGTACGTGCTCTCTCGCTACGACGTCCCGAAGAAGCAGGACGTCCTCATCTGGATCCTCTCCTCGCGGATGCTGCCGCCGATCGCGGTCGTCATCCCGTTCTTCGTCATCTTCCGCACCTTCAACCTCTACGACACCCGAATCGGGATGGTGTTCATGTACCTCACCATCAACATCTCGCTGGTCGTCTGGGTGATGAAGGCGTTCTTCGACGGCATCCCCGTGTCCCTGGAGGAGGCAGCGATGACCGACGGCGCGACGCGCTTCCAGGCGTTCCGCAAGGTGATCCTGCCGTCGGCGCTGCCCGGGATCATCTCCGTCGCCATCATCAGCTTCATCTTCGCGTGGATCGAGATGCTCTTCTCGCTCATCCTCACGAACCAGCGCGCCGTGACGGTGTCCATGCAGGTCTTCAAGTTCATCGGGTCGCGCAGCATCGAGTGGTCGATGCTCGCCGCGGCGTCGGTGATCGTCATCCTCCCGAACCTGCTGTTCGTCGTCTTCGTGAACCGCTATCTCGCGTCGGGGCTCAGCTTCGGCGTGGTCCTCAAGGAGTGA
- a CDS encoding ABC transporter substrate-binding protein — translation MPSNTNRRRFLKYAGVGTTIGLAGCTRGGSSDASPSTNGSDGGQTTAGNLPVDPAEYTDASIDWTQFEGSQINIGAVNHAWVKKVKPLVPVFEELTGIDVVWNVLPEQKFRTKRLTDVSTGAGKFDAFFMGHVVNQFREAGWLQPLDPYMQDDSLFDEEWYAPNDLTSLARQWGHGSGLTDKWTGLPITIEVQTTFYRKDLYEKHGLSVPETASDLMHNAKVIHENEDDVVGALGRGQKGYGMNIYIMNNWLRQFGGEIWTDYLTDSGLDSQAALDAGHYYVDMLQQYGPDGVASMTWSDVLSAMQQGQAGHIVSDANLFWGSLTDPSSSEVAEDIGVAKVPVPDTEGGQFGPNGFAWTLSTSKAAANSEAAFLFMVWATSKPTQRYMAIQEEAPFMTRSSIWADSDYKDIVGTEFAEVSLASLKAGKSTPNDAKFPEWGQEYSVQLQQAIGGSKSVTDALTEAAKTAESVVSSE, via the coding sequence ATGCCTAGCAATACCAATCGGCGACGGTTCCTGAAGTACGCGGGCGTCGGCACGACCATCGGTCTCGCCGGCTGTACGCGCGGCGGTAGCTCGGACGCATCACCCAGCACCAACGGTAGCGACGGCGGCCAAACCACGGCCGGCAACCTCCCCGTCGACCCCGCCGAGTACACGGACGCCAGCATCGACTGGACGCAGTTCGAGGGCTCCCAGATCAACATCGGCGCGGTCAACCACGCCTGGGTGAAGAAGGTGAAGCCCCTCGTTCCCGTCTTCGAGGAGCTGACGGGTATCGACGTCGTCTGGAACGTCCTCCCGGAGCAGAAGTTCCGGACGAAGCGCCTGACCGACGTCTCCACGGGCGCCGGGAAGTTCGACGCGTTCTTCATGGGCCACGTCGTCAACCAGTTCCGCGAGGCCGGGTGGCTCCAGCCGCTCGACCCCTACATGCAGGACGACTCGCTCTTCGACGAGGAGTGGTACGCGCCGAACGACCTCACGTCGCTCGCCCGTCAGTGGGGGCACGGCTCCGGGCTGACCGACAAGTGGACCGGCCTCCCCATCACGATCGAGGTCCAGACCACCTTCTACCGGAAGGACCTCTACGAGAAACACGGCCTCTCGGTCCCCGAGACGGCGTCCGACCTGATGCACAACGCGAAGGTCATCCACGAGAACGAGGACGACGTCGTCGGCGCGCTCGGCCGCGGCCAGAAGGGGTACGGGATGAACATCTACATCATGAACAACTGGCTCCGCCAGTTCGGCGGCGAGATCTGGACGGACTACCTCACCGATTCCGGACTCGACTCCCAAGCCGCCCTCGACGCCGGCCACTACTACGTCGACATGCTCCAGCAGTACGGCCCCGACGGTGTCGCGAGCATGACGTGGTCGGACGTCCTCTCGGCGATGCAGCAGGGGCAGGCCGGCCACATCGTCTCGGACGCGAACCTCTTCTGGGGTAGCCTGACCGACCCGTCCTCCTCGGAGGTCGCCGAGGACATCGGCGTCGCGAAAGTGCCCGTCCCGGACACGGAGGGCGGCCAGTTCGGGCCGAACGGGTTCGCGTGGACGCTCTCGACGTCGAAGGCGGCGGCGAACTCGGAGGCGGCGTTCCTCTTCATGGTCTGGGCGACCTCGAAACCCACGCAGCGCTACATGGCCATCCAGGAGGAGGCGCCGTTCATGACGCGCTCCTCCATCTGGGCGGACAGCGACTACAAGGACATCGTGGGGACGGAGTTCGCCGAGGTGTCCCTCGCGTCGCTGAAGGCCGGGAAGTCCACGCCGAACGACGCGAAGTTCCCCGAATGGGGGCAGGAGTACTCGGTTCAGCTCCAGCAGGCCATCGGCGGCAGCAAGTCCGTGACGGACGCGCTCACGGAAGCCGCGAAAACAGCCGAGAGCGTCGTCTCCTCGGAGTGA
- the dgoD gene encoding galactonate dehydratase, with product MRITDYELFEVPPRWLFLRLETNDGVVGWGEPVVQGRARTVRTAVEELLDNYLVGEDPLPIEHHWQRMYRGDFYRGGPVLMSAIAGIDQALWDIKGKHYGAPVYELLGGYARERVRVHHWLGFETADDIGTLARSLVEEHGFTALKMNATAELERIDTPRAVKEASARLGRVRDAVGDDVDIGIDFHGRASKSMAKRLVTAFEEHDPMFYEKPVLPEHNDVLGDLAQRTSVPISTGERLYTRWDFKPVVREGHVDIIQPDLSHAGGITEVRKIATMAEAFDITVMPHCPLGPIALASCLQVDACSPNAILQEQGLDLHLEEANQALRYLSDPSVFDYEDGYLSLPAEPGLGVDIDESAVRDAADHSVDWHNPVWYHRDGSVAEW from the coding sequence ATGCGCATCACGGACTACGAACTCTTCGAGGTGCCGCCGCGATGGCTGTTCCTCAGATTGGAGACGAACGACGGCGTCGTCGGGTGGGGTGAGCCGGTCGTCCAGGGGCGCGCGCGCACGGTTCGCACCGCCGTCGAGGAACTCCTCGACAACTACCTCGTCGGCGAGGACCCGCTCCCGATCGAACACCACTGGCAGCGGATGTACCGTGGTGACTTCTATCGGGGCGGGCCCGTGCTGATGAGCGCCATCGCGGGCATCGACCAGGCGCTCTGGGACATCAAGGGCAAGCACTACGGCGCGCCGGTGTACGAACTCCTCGGCGGATACGCCCGCGAGCGCGTGCGCGTCCACCACTGGCTCGGCTTCGAGACGGCGGACGACATCGGGACGCTCGCGCGCTCGCTCGTCGAGGAGCACGGCTTCACCGCCCTGAAGATGAACGCCACCGCGGAGCTCGAGCGCATCGACACGCCACGCGCCGTCAAAGAGGCGAGCGCACGCCTCGGCCGCGTCCGCGACGCCGTCGGCGACGATGTCGACATCGGTATCGACTTCCACGGGCGGGCGTCGAAGTCGATGGCGAAACGCCTCGTCACGGCCTTCGAGGAACACGACCCCATGTTCTACGAGAAGCCGGTCCTCCCCGAGCACAACGACGTCCTCGGTGATCTTGCCCAGCGGACGTCCGTCCCGATTTCGACGGGTGAGCGTCTCTACACGCGCTGGGACTTCAAGCCGGTCGTCCGCGAAGGCCACGTCGACATCATCCAACCGGACCTCTCGCACGCCGGCGGTATCACCGAAGTGCGGAAGATCGCGACGATGGCCGAGGCCTTCGACATCACGGTGATGCCCCACTGCCCGCTCGGGCCGATCGCGCTCGCGTCCTGCCTGCAGGTCGACGCCTGCTCGCCGAACGCCATCCTCCAGGAGCAGGGTCTCGACTTGCACCTCGAGGAGGCGAATCAGGCGCTGCGCTATCTCTCCGACCCCTCGGTGTTCGACTACGAGGACGGCTACCTCTCCCTCCCGGCGGAACCCGGCCTCGGCGTCGACATCGACGAGAGCGCGGTTCGCGACGCCGCCGACCACTCCGTCGACTGGCACAACCCCGTCTGGTACCACCGCGACGGCAGCGTCGCGGAGTGGTGA
- a CDS encoding class II aldolase/adducin family protein has protein sequence MTTTLPHADVREEIAEYGVELLEQGLTEGTGGNLSARVDDDHLAISPTGIPYGDVEPSSVSVVDFDGTVAEGGEPSSELAMHSQIYEERDDVGGVVHTHSPYATGFAVANEPIPASHYLVSYAGDRIPVADYETYGTPALGQRAVEALGDDYDACLLKNHGVIAVGDSLGRAFEVALMVEYCARVHHHASVVGEPTHLSESEMADAKAKIDDYGQHT, from the coding sequence ATGACCACGACACTCCCGCACGCGGACGTCCGCGAAGAGATAGCCGAGTACGGCGTCGAGTTGCTCGAACAGGGCCTCACGGAGGGGACCGGGGGGAACCTGAGCGCGCGCGTCGACGACGACCACCTCGCGATCAGTCCGACCGGCATCCCCTACGGGGACGTCGAGCCGAGTTCGGTGTCCGTCGTGGACTTCGACGGCACCGTCGCCGAGGGCGGGGAGCCGTCCTCGGAACTGGCGATGCACTCCCAGATCTACGAGGAGCGCGACGACGTCGGTGGCGTCGTCCACACGCACTCGCCGTACGCCACCGGCTTCGCGGTGGCGAACGAGCCGATTCCGGCCTCGCACTACCTCGTCTCCTACGCGGGCGACCGGATTCCCGTCGCGGACTACGAGACGTACGGCACTCCGGCGCTCGGCCAGCGCGCGGTCGAGGCGCTCGGCGACGACTACGACGCGTGTCTGCTGAAGAACCACGGCGTCATCGCCGTCGGGGACTCGCTCGGCCGGGCGTTCGAGGTCGCGCTGATGGTCGAGTACTGCGCGCGCGTCCACCACCACGCGAGCGTCGTCGGCGAGCCGACCCATCTCTCCGAGTCGGAGATGGCGGACGCGAAGGCGAAGATCGACGACTACGGCCAGCACACGTAG
- the lrp gene encoding HTH-type transcriptional regulator Lrp encodes MTYENLDAELINALLGDGRASLRSLAEELDVSVTTVSNHLSDLEDEGVIRDYAPIVDYDKLGYDVTAILQLKVEGGALPDLTDRLRAHKQMVSVYEVTGDYDVIAVGKFTDTDDMNTLIKELLGDADINESATSVVLDAAVENQQFQLDVA; translated from the coding sequence GTGACCTACGAGAACCTCGACGCCGAGCTGATTAACGCGTTGCTGGGGGACGGGCGGGCGAGCCTGCGGAGCCTGGCGGAGGAGCTCGACGTGTCGGTGACGACGGTGTCGAACCACCTCTCCGACCTCGAAGACGAGGGCGTCATCCGCGATTACGCGCCCATCGTGGACTACGACAAGCTGGGGTACGACGTGACGGCGATCCTGCAGTTGAAGGTCGAGGGTGGCGCGCTCCCGGACCTCACCGACCGGTTGCGCGCGCACAAGCAGATGGTGTCAGTCTACGAGGTGACCGGCGACTACGACGTCATCGCCGTCGGCAAGTTCACCGACACCGACGACATGAACACCCTCATCAAGGAGTTGCTCGGCGACGCCGACATCAACGAGTCCGCCACCAGCGTCGTCCTCGACGCCGCCGTCGAAAACCAGCAGTTCCAACTCGACGTCGCGTAA
- a CDS encoding rhamnulokinase — protein sequence MRHVAVDIGANGGTVYAGGRDGDAFAVEEVARFDNRPVERDGRHVWDVEGLLADVRAGVRAARETGPVDTVGIDTWGLDFGLLRDGDLLRAPYAYRDPAVSSTRDAILECVEPRMLFESTGINHWNTPNTLWQYHYLAREERDLLERADRLLMMPQLLTYLLGGAPVVEETVASTTQMFDPVSRAWTGGLLETLGLPTDLLPPVEPAGTRVGTYDPVEPWADPPALVLPASHDTAAAVAGLPLTDESRAFLNTGTWFLGGVELETPDRSQRAFAGGISNELGVDGTVRFLRNVTGFFLLEECRVAWRERGEPVDYETLLDAAREAEAFGPLVDPDADAFDITGSMPAQLRSYCEATGQPVPDDRGELVRCVVESLVAKTAVTLEDVFETAEVDPDAVHVGGGGVENELFCRMLADALDRRVEAGPVEATAIGNLLTQAMAADTVDSLDSGRRLVADSVAVTTYEPTADGAWADALEQMRRLEGDAQRTV from the coding sequence ATGCGGCACGTCGCAGTCGACATCGGCGCGAACGGCGGAACGGTCTACGCTGGCGGGCGGGACGGCGACGCGTTCGCCGTTGAGGAGGTCGCGCGCTTCGACAACCGGCCGGTCGAACGGGACGGCCGGCACGTCTGGGACGTCGAGGGCCTCCTCGCGGACGTCCGTGCCGGCGTTCGGGCGGCCCGCGAGACGGGGCCCGTCGACACCGTCGGCATCGACACGTGGGGGCTCGACTTCGGGCTGCTCCGGGATGGCGACCTCCTGCGGGCGCCCTACGCCTATCGCGACCCTGCGGTGTCGTCGACACGAGACGCGATACTGGAGTGCGTCGAACCCCGGATGCTCTTCGAGAGCACCGGTATCAACCACTGGAACACGCCGAACACGCTCTGGCAGTACCACTACTTGGCCCGCGAGGAGCGCGACCTGCTCGAGCGCGCCGACCGCCTGCTCATGATGCCCCAGTTGCTCACCTACCTGCTCGGTGGCGCCCCCGTCGTCGAGGAGACCGTGGCGTCGACGACGCAGATGTTCGACCCCGTCTCGCGGGCGTGGACGGGTGGCCTCCTCGAAACGCTCGGCCTCCCGACCGACCTCCTGCCGCCGGTCGAGCCTGCGGGGACGCGCGTCGGCACGTACGACCCCGTCGAGCCGTGGGCGGACCCGCCGGCCCTCGTGTTGCCCGCGAGCCACGACACGGCGGCGGCCGTGGCCGGCCTCCCCCTTACGGACGAGTCGCGCGCCTTCCTCAACACGGGGACGTGGTTCCTCGGCGGCGTCGAGCTCGAGACGCCGGACCGCTCCCAGCGCGCGTTCGCGGGCGGCATCTCGAACGAACTCGGCGTCGACGGCACGGTTCGCTTCCTCCGGAACGTCACGGGGTTCTTCCTCCTCGAGGAGTGTCGGGTGGCGTGGCGCGAACGGGGCGAGCCCGTGGACTACGAGACGCTCCTCGACGCGGCGCGCGAGGCGGAGGCGTTCGGGCCGCTCGTCGACCCGGACGCGGACGCCTTCGACATCACGGGGTCGATGCCGGCGCAGTTGCGTTCGTACTGCGAGGCGACCGGTCAGCCGGTCCCCGACGACCGGGGCGAGCTCGTCCGGTGCGTCGTCGAGAGCCTCGTGGCGAAGACGGCGGTGACGCTGGAGGACGTGTTCGAGACGGCGGAGGTCGACCCCGACGCCGTCCACGTCGGTGGCGGCGGCGTGGAGAACGAGCTGTTCTGCCGGATGCTCGCCGACGCCCTCGACCGGCGCGTGGAAGCGGGGCCGGTCGAAGCGACCGCCATCGGGAACCTGCTGACGCAGGCGATGGCGGCCGACACCGTCGACTCACTCGATTCCGGGCGGCGTCTGGTCGCGGACTCCGTCGCGGTGACGACGTACGAGCCGACGGCCGACGGGGCGTGGGCGGACGCGCTCGAGCAGATGCGACGACTCGAGGGCGACGCTCAGCGGACGGTGTAG